A genomic stretch from Candidatus Thiothrix anitrata includes:
- a CDS encoding metal-dependent hydrolase translates to MANFSTHITVAAAGAGLLSVLCLQVGLVQPREALILALMGTIGGILPDVDLEHAYPSRIMFALFGIMAAFLVIFSAENDLSIVELWLIGLVTFAVIRWPVWTIFHQYTHHRGSIHSVVAALLFMFLAVIFSHHVMGKNSFVAWLNGLFIFCGFILHLVLDELYSVDFMNSRIKRSFGTALKFLDTRNHMKATALVCVTLIAWAVTPESAAFWDTLLSKQTYQIIHSRMLP, encoded by the coding sequence ATGGCAAATTTTAGTACTCACATTACAGTCGCGGCGGCGGGTGCGGGTTTGCTGTCCGTATTGTGTCTGCAAGTTGGCTTGGTGCAGCCGCGTGAAGCTTTGATTCTGGCTTTGATGGGGACTATCGGTGGCATTTTGCCCGATGTGGATTTGGAACACGCTTACCCTAGTCGCATTATGTTTGCCCTGTTTGGGATTATGGCAGCGTTCTTGGTGATTTTTTCTGCTGAAAACGATCTCTCCATTGTGGAGTTATGGCTGATTGGTTTGGTGACGTTTGCAGTGATTCGCTGGCCAGTTTGGACGATATTTCATCAATATACGCATCATCGGGGATCCATTCACTCGGTTGTGGCAGCCTTACTATTTATGTTTTTGGCGGTAATTTTTAGTCATCATGTGATGGGGAAAAATTCTTTTGTCGCTTGGCTTAATGGTTTGTTCATTTTTTGCGGATTTATTCTGCATTTAGTCTTGGATGAGTTGTATAGCGTCGATTTTATGAATAGCAGAATCAAGCGTTCATTTGGCACAGCTTTAAAGTTTTTGGATACAAGAAATCACATGAAAGCGACCGCTCTGGTGTGCGTTACTTTGATTGCTTGGGCCGTAACGCCAGAGTCAGCCGCTTTTTGGGATACGTTGCTAAGTAAGCAGACTTATCAAATTATCCATTCCCGGATGTTGCCGTAG
- a CDS encoding response regulator — protein MTANQPPRLNRHNLKRIHWLQRLDNFLLVTLLSIIATMMWLMEQNHALNTSNTHLEENLAWVTLFISVLLAGSRFYLRQQLAHINQLLQDAVTAQHIAEDAVKTKARFLATMSHEIRTPMNGVIGMTRLLMNTPMSKKQSEFVESIHLSGEHLLTVINDVLDFSKMEAGKLDLKREPLELRACIEDVLNLLTSKALEKNLELAYIVEPSIPLFVEGDMVRLRQILTNLIGNAIKFTDKGEITVFVRLYTQPDGEYELEFQINDTGSGIPAERLESIFEQFSRAEETLSHRHEGTGLGLAISRRLVEMMEGRIWAESTLGVGSRFHFTLKTRQAAGKLKPFLHPNIPEIVGKRILVVENNPATSQALSDFCSGWGAKVDNVKSVSDAIGWIAVGRTYDIALVDSNLPGDTPLEFAKYVRNRYDKQTLPLILIAPPNDRHPKDTVRELYNLYLTKPITRSRLFDSLMTVLGELNLLTIRPEITQNKLGERLPLRILLAEDNPINQIVATSILDEMAYKADVAENGREVIEMLRKKPYHVIFMDMQMPEMDGLEATRRIREEFPADRQPVIIAMTANAMDSGKQECLAAGMNDYISKPILPETVEAALQHWCSKTAIATGNHHATAHA, from the coding sequence ATGACCGCCAACCAACCACCACGCCTAAACAGGCATAACCTGAAGCGCATACACTGGTTACAGCGTCTTGATAATTTTTTACTGGTGACGCTGCTGTCGATTATCGCCACCATGATGTGGCTAATGGAACAAAACCATGCCCTTAATACCAGCAACACGCATCTAGAGGAAAACTTGGCGTGGGTGACATTGTTCATCAGTGTTTTGCTGGCAGGCAGCCGCTTTTACCTCCGGCAGCAATTAGCGCATATTAACCAATTACTGCAAGATGCCGTCACCGCCCAACACATTGCGGAAGATGCAGTAAAAACCAAAGCGCGGTTTCTTGCCACCATGAGTCATGAAATCCGCACCCCGATGAACGGAGTCATTGGTATGACACGCCTGCTAATGAATACGCCGATGAGCAAGAAGCAATCAGAATTTGTGGAAAGCATTCATCTCAGCGGCGAACATTTGCTGACGGTCATTAATGACGTGCTGGATTTTTCCAAAATGGAAGCGGGCAAGCTGGATCTAAAACGTGAACCGCTCGAACTCCGCGCCTGTATTGAAGACGTACTCAACCTGCTCACCTCCAAAGCCTTGGAAAAAAATTTAGAGCTGGCCTATATCGTGGAACCATCCATTCCACTATTCGTTGAAGGGGACATGGTGCGGCTTCGCCAAATTCTCACCAATCTGATCGGCAATGCCATTAAATTTACCGACAAAGGCGAAATTACGGTATTTGTCAGGCTGTATACGCAACCAGATGGTGAATACGAGCTGGAATTCCAGATCAATGACACCGGCTCCGGTATTCCGGCAGAACGCTTGGAAAGCATTTTTGAGCAATTCAGCCGCGCCGAAGAAACCCTGTCCCACCGTCACGAAGGCACCGGTTTAGGTTTAGCCATTTCGCGGCGTTTGGTGGAAATGATGGAAGGACGCATCTGGGCAGAAAGCACCCTCGGTGTCGGTAGCCGTTTCCACTTCACCCTCAAAACCCGCCAAGCCGCTGGCAAGCTCAAGCCGTTTTTACACCCCAATATCCCCGAAATTGTCGGCAAACGCATTTTGGTGGTGGAAAACAATCCTGCCACTAGTCAGGCACTGAGCGACTTTTGTTCCGGTTGGGGCGCGAAAGTGGATAACGTGAAATCTGTCAGTGATGCGATTGGCTGGATTGCCGTCGGGCGCACTTATGACATCGCACTGGTGGATAGCAATTTACCGGGGGATACGCCGTTAGAATTTGCTAAATACGTGCGCAACCGTTACGACAAACAGACATTACCGTTGATTCTGATTGCGCCACCGAATGATCGCCACCCCAAAGACACGGTGCGCGAATTATACAATCTGTATTTGACCAAACCGATTACCCGCAGCCGCTTGTTCGACAGCTTAATGACGGTATTGGGTGAACTCAATTTACTCACCATTCGCCCTGAAATCACCCAAAACAAACTGGGCGAACGCCTGCCATTACGCATCTTACTGGCGGAAGACAATCCGATTAACCAAATTGTCGCCACCTCCATCCTTGATGAAATGGCTTACAAAGCCGACGTGGCGGAAAACGGGCGCGAAGTCATTGAGATGTTGCGCAAAAAACCTTATCACGTCATTTTCATGGATATGCAAATGCCCGAAATGGATGGCTTGGAAGCCACGCGCCGCATCCGTGAGGAATTCCCGGCGGATCGCCAACCGGTGATTATCGCCATGACCGCGAATGCGATGGACTCCGGTAAACAGGAATGCCTCGCTGCGGGTATGAACGATTACATTAGTAAACCCATCTTGCCCGAAACCGTGGAAGCCGCACTGCAACACTGGTGCAGCAAAACCGCTATCGCCACAGGAAACCACCATGCAACTGCTCACGCCTGA
- a CDS encoding Hpt domain-containing protein — MQLLTPETLRSLPAVILPKLISLFSSTTPPLLTEIRQHATQGEWQAMAQAAHKLKGSCVSLGAEPMANICKSLQHKGEANDSSGVDEEITTLTALYPLTLAALQSM; from the coding sequence ATGCAACTGCTCACGCCTGAAACTTTACGCAGCTTACCGGCTGTTATTTTACCCAAACTGATCAGCTTGTTTAGTAGCACGACTCCGCCATTACTGACAGAAATCCGTCAACATGCCACGCAAGGCGAATGGCAAGCAATGGCGCAAGCGGCTCACAAGCTCAAAGGTTCATGCGTCAGTTTAGGAGCGGAACCGATGGCAAACATCTGTAAATCGTTGCAGCACAAAGGTGAAGCAAACGATTCCAGCGGTGTTGATGAAGAGATCACCACGTTAACGGCGTTGTATCCGTTAACGTTGGCAGCTTTGCAGTCGATGTGA
- the argS gene encoding arginine--tRNA ligase, producing the protein MNIRQLLDDRITAALHALGAPANVTAIVKPSARPEFGDYQANGVMAAAKQLKLNPRELATRLLETLDLSDLAEKLEVAGPGFINIHLKNAWLAEMLVPFGSAQGSVARRLSEVEAQTIVIDYSGPNLAKEMHVGHLRSTIIGDAVARVLEFQGHKVIRQNHVGDWGTQFGMLIAHMVSMAEQHGGVSGVAPQLADLETFYREAKKRFDDEPQFANTARDYVVKLQSGDAECLAWWQQFIDISLHHCEAVYERLGVSLTRADVKPESAYNADLAQVVSDLQTSGLLVEDQGAQCVFLEEFKNKDGSITPIIVQKTGGGYLYATTDLAALRYRSSVLNIDRALYFTDARQSLHFQQVFTLARKAGFVRTDIALEHMPFGNMLGEDGKPFKTRTGGTVKLVELLTEAEERAFALVTEKNPTLDETERRAIAHTVGIGAVKYADLSKNRNSDYIFNWETMLSFEGNTAPYLQYAYARIKSIFRRAQLETGNASIVLQASAERVLAVKLLQFTEVTDSVAKEGLPNHLCAYLYELAGNFMSFYEACPILKEGVDAEVRDSRLHLAQVTAQTLQTGLALLGIEVMERM; encoded by the coding sequence ATGAATATTCGCCAACTGCTTGATGATCGTATAACCGCCGCGCTGCACGCCCTCGGCGCACCTGCCAATGTCACCGCCATTGTGAAACCTTCCGCACGCCCGGAATTTGGCGATTATCAGGCCAACGGGGTAATGGCGGCTGCCAAGCAGTTGAAACTGAATCCGCGTGAACTCGCTACCCGCTTGCTGGAAACGCTGGATTTATCCGATCTGGCGGAAAAGTTGGAAGTGGCGGGGCCGGGTTTCATCAATATTCATTTGAAGAATGCGTGGCTGGCAGAAATGCTTGTTCCCTTCGGCTCCGCTCAGGGATCTGTGGCTCGTAGGCTGAGCGAAGTCGAAGCCCAAACCATTGTGATCGACTATTCCGGCCCGAATCTGGCGAAAGAAATGCACGTCGGTCATTTGCGTTCCACCATTATCGGCGATGCGGTGGCGCGGGTGCTGGAATTCCAAGGCCATAAGGTGATTCGTCAAAATCACGTTGGGGATTGGGGAACGCAGTTCGGGATGCTAATTGCGCACATGGTGAGCATGGCGGAACAACACGGTGGGGTGAGTGGTGTTGCCCCGCAATTGGCTGACCTTGAAACCTTTTACCGCGAGGCTAAAAAGCGTTTCGATGATGAACCGCAATTTGCCAATACAGCGCGTGATTACGTGGTGAAGCTGCAATCCGGTGATGCGGAATGTTTGGCTTGGTGGCAGCAGTTTATCGACATTTCCCTGCACCATTGCGAGGCGGTGTATGAGCGTTTAGGGGTAAGTCTGACGCGGGCAGATGTGAAACCAGAAAGTGCTTACAACGCGGATTTAGCGCAAGTGGTCAGTGATTTGCAGACCAGCGGTTTGTTGGTGGAAGACCAAGGTGCGCAGTGCGTTTTCCTTGAGGAGTTCAAAAACAAGGACGGCAGCATTACGCCAATTATTGTGCAGAAAACAGGTGGTGGTTATTTGTACGCCACCACCGATTTGGCAGCACTGCGTTATCGCAGTAGTGTGCTGAATATTGACCGTGCCTTGTATTTCACCGATGCGCGTCAGTCGTTGCATTTTCAGCAAGTGTTTACCTTGGCACGCAAAGCAGGCTTTGTGCGCACGGATATTGCACTGGAACACATGCCGTTTGGCAATATGCTCGGCGAAGATGGCAAGCCGTTTAAAACCCGCACGGGCGGCACAGTGAAATTGGTGGAGTTGCTAACGGAGGCTGAAGAACGTGCGTTCGCGCTGGTGACAGAAAAGAACCCAACATTAGACGAAACGGAACGCCGTGCGATTGCGCATACCGTGGGCATTGGCGCGGTCAAATACGCGGATTTGTCGAAAAACCGTAATTCTGATTACATTTTTAACTGGGAAACCATGCTCAGTTTCGAGGGTAATACCGCGCCGTATCTGCAATACGCTTACGCCCGGATTAAAAGTATTTTCAGACGAGCGCAATTGGAAACGGGTAATGCGTCAATCGTGCTGCAAGCGTCAGCCGAGCGGGTGTTGGCGGTGAAGTTACTGCAATTTACCGAAGTCACTGATAGCGTGGCGAAAGAAGGTTTGCCCAACCATTTGTGTGCCTATTTGTACGAACTGGCGGGTAACTTTATGAGCTTTTACGAGGCTTGCCCTATCCTGAAAGAGGGCGTGGATGCTGAGGTGCGCGACAGCCGCTTGCACCTAGCGCAAGTGACCGCGCAAACCTTGCAAACCGGGCTTGCGCTCTTGGGTATCGAAGTGATGGAGCGGATGTAA
- a CDS encoding M48 family metallopeptidase, which yields MNTAHLHLADGRRVDYLIQTSARARCVRMKLSAQQGLVVIKPATTPHHYVTEWVNSKAAWIAKHWQPQVIAPATPQDLPERIELLALGETFQVIYQAEASNGVTLRSEPERVLRISGLIEEHTLCHQVLRRWLQRYAKQRLGEWLTQLAQETGLSYQACSVKGQRSRWGSCSNQGNINLNYKLLLLPPAWARYTMIHELCHTVELNHSKRFWALVTQFAPDYPEIHHAMRGAMAELPHWVQVD from the coding sequence ATGAACACTGCACATCTCCATCTAGCTGACGGTCGCCGCGTGGATTACCTGATCCAGACATCGGCGCGGGCGCGTTGTGTACGCATGAAGCTCTCCGCACAGCAAGGTTTAGTCGTGATAAAACCCGCCACAACGCCACACCATTACGTCACCGAATGGGTCAATAGCAAAGCCGCGTGGATTGCCAAACACTGGCAGCCTCAAGTTATTGCTCCTGCTACTCCACAAGATTTACCCGAACGCATTGAGTTATTGGCACTGGGTGAAACCTTTCAGGTAATTTATCAAGCAGAAGCCAGTAATGGCGTAACCTTACGCAGCGAACCTGAGCGCGTATTACGTATCAGCGGCTTAATAGAGGAACACACATTGTGCCACCAAGTATTACGACGGTGGTTACAACGTTATGCCAAACAGCGTTTAGGGGAATGGTTGACGCAATTAGCGCAGGAAACCGGGCTGAGTTATCAAGCATGCAGCGTGAAGGGGCAGCGCAGCCGTTGGGGAAGTTGTTCTAACCAAGGCAATATCAATCTCAATTACAAGCTGCTGTTATTGCCGCCTGCATGGGCGCGTTACACCATGATTCATGAGTTGTGCCACACTGTCGAGTTAAATCATTCCAAACGGTTTTGGGCATTAGTGACGCAATTCGCGCCGGATTACCCGGAGATTCACCACGCAATGCGCGGCGCAATGGCAGAGTTACCGCATTGGGTACAAGTGGATTAA
- a CDS encoding DEAD/DEAH box helicase — MSPEINTSPIFADFGLAAPVLQAVQDLGYETPSAIQAETIPYLLEGRDVLGQAQTGTGKTAAFALPLLSRLDMSKTGPQILVLAPTRELAIQVAEAFQKYAGKLPGFHVMPIYGGQDYRTQFRQLERGVQVVVGTPGRVMDHLRRGSLKLDGLQALVLDEADEMLRMGFIEDIEWIMEQTPPNRQIALFSATMPPAIHRIAQSYLTNPAEVKIKVKTTTADTIRQRYWLVSGLHKLDALTRILEAEPFDAVIIFVRTKTETVELADRLQARGYSAVALNGDIPQNVRERTIDQLKKGKIDILIATDVAARGLDVERISHVINYDIPTDTESYVHRIGRTGRAGRSGDAILFVSPRERHLLRAIERATRKPIDLMELPSTEIINNRRISLFNQRITDTLAEEGLDFFSQLLEAYEREHNVPAIEIAAALAKLVQGDAPLLLEEKKNHPAYNPDSVREREQDQRKPGKRKANSAFSSDEETIPMERFRIAVGRTHGVKPGNIVGAIANEAGLDSRYIGHIDIQDDFSLVDLPAGMPKDILGDLRRTRVAGQMLNIEPAGESAADYSPSRTSGGGGGRRPERDGGGRGRSFGGGSGSAPPRRRDSGKMGERPDRRPRAEKSAGGERPPSRPKPSTISRKPASDKDKGKPKRND; from the coding sequence ATGTCCCCAGAAATAAATACTTCCCCCATTTTCGCCGATTTCGGCCTCGCCGCCCCTGTCCTGCAAGCAGTTCAAGACCTCGGCTATGAAACACCTTCAGCTATTCAGGCTGAAACCATTCCTTATTTGCTGGAGGGGCGCGACGTATTAGGTCAAGCGCAAACCGGCACCGGCAAAACTGCCGCCTTCGCCCTGCCGTTGCTCTCACGTTTGGACATGAGCAAAACCGGGCCACAAATTCTGGTGCTTGCACCAACTCGCGAACTTGCGATTCAGGTGGCGGAAGCGTTCCAGAAATACGCGGGTAAGCTCCCCGGTTTCCACGTTATGCCGATTTACGGTGGGCAAGATTACCGTACTCAATTCCGTCAACTGGAGCGTGGCGTGCAAGTCGTCGTCGGTACACCGGGGCGCGTGATGGATCACCTGCGTCGTGGCTCACTGAAACTCGATGGTTTGCAAGCTTTGGTGCTGGACGAAGCCGACGAAATGTTGCGCATGGGCTTCATCGAAGACATCGAATGGATCATGGAGCAAACCCCGCCGAATCGCCAAATCGCGCTGTTCTCGGCGACCATGCCGCCTGCGATTCACCGCATTGCGCAGAGTTATCTGACCAACCCGGCGGAAGTCAAAATCAAGGTCAAAACCACGACGGCGGACACTATTCGTCAGCGTTATTGGTTGGTCAGCGGCTTGCACAAGTTGGACGCGCTCACCCGCATCCTCGAAGCCGAGCCATTTGATGCCGTGATTATTTTCGTGCGTACCAAAACGGAAACCGTGGAGCTGGCTGATCGCCTGCAAGCACGCGGTTACAGTGCGGTCGCGCTCAATGGAGATATTCCGCAGAATGTGCGTGAACGTACCATTGATCAGTTGAAGAAAGGCAAAATCGACATCCTGATCGCTACCGACGTTGCTGCGCGTGGTTTGGATGTGGAACGCATTAGCCACGTCATTAACTATGACATTCCGACGGATACCGAATCCTACGTCCACCGTATCGGGCGTACCGGGCGTGCAGGGCGTAGTGGTGATGCGATTTTGTTCGTGTCCCCGCGTGAGCGTCATTTGCTGCGTGCGATTGAACGTGCTACCCGCAAACCGATTGACTTGATGGAATTACCTTCCACCGAGATTATCAATAATCGGCGGATTTCACTGTTCAATCAACGTATTACCGATACCTTGGCGGAAGAGGGTTTGGATTTCTTCTCGCAACTGTTGGAAGCTTATGAGCGCGAACACAATGTTCCCGCGATTGAGATTGCAGCAGCACTGGCGAAACTGGTGCAAGGTGATGCGCCGTTGTTGCTTGAAGAGAAGAAAAATCACCCGGCTTACAACCCGGATTCCGTGCGTGAACGTGAGCAAGATCAGCGTAAACCGGGTAAGCGTAAAGCCAATTCGGCCTTTAGCAGCGATGAAGAAACCATTCCAATGGAACGTTTCCGCATTGCTGTTGGGCGCACTCACGGGGTGAAACCGGGCAATATCGTTGGTGCGATTGCGAACGAAGCGGGTTTGGATAGCCGTTACATTGGGCATATCGACATTCAGGACGATTTTAGCTTGGTGGATTTGCCAGCAGGAATGCCGAAAGATATTCTGGGCGATTTGCGCCGCACGCGTGTTGCAGGGCAAATGCTTAATATTGAACCGGCGGGTGAGTCGGCTGCGGATTATTCACCAAGTCGTACCAGCGGTGGTGGCGGCGGTCGTCGTCCAGAACGTGACGGTGGCGGGCGTGGTCGTTCGTTCGGTGGTGGTAGCGGTTCTGCGCCGCCGCGTCGTCGTGACTCAGGTAAAATGGGTGAACGCCCAGATCGCCGCCCTCGTGCTGAAAAATCTGCGGGTGGTGAGCGTCCGCCTAGTCGTCCGAAACCGTCTACGATTAGCAGAAAACCTGCGTCTGATAAAGACAAGGGTAAGCCGAAGCGTAACGATTGA
- a CDS encoding ATP-binding protein, with product MTRLLMNTPMSKKQSEFVESIHLSGEHLLTVINDVLDFSKMEAGKLDLKREPLELRACIEDVLNLLTSKALEKDLELAYAVGPSIPLFIEGDMVRLRQVLTNLLGNAIKFTDSGEITVFVMLRNQVDGEYELEFQINDTGSGIPAERLESIFEQFSRAEETLSTVTKAPV from the coding sequence ATGACACGTTTGCTAATGAATACGCCGATGAGCAAGAAGCAGTCAGAGTTTGTGGAAAGCATTCATCTCAGCGGCGAACATTTGCTTACGGTCATTAATGACGTGCTGGATTTTTCCAAAATGGAAGCGGGCAAGCTGGATCTGAAACGTGAACCGCTCGAACTCCGTGCCTGTATTGAAGACGTACTCAACCTGCTCACCTCCAAAGCCTTGGAGAAAGATTTAGAGCTGGCTTACGCCGTGGGACCATCCATTCCGCTGTTTATTGAAGGGGACATGGTGCGCCTGCGCCAGGTTCTCACCAATCTGCTCGGCAATGCTATCAAGTTTACCGACAGCGGTGAAATCACCGTATTTGTCATGTTACGCAACCAAGTCGATGGTGAATACGAGCTGGAATTCCAGATCAATGACACCGGCTCCGGTATTCCGGCAGAACGCTTGGAAAGCATTTTTGAGCAATTCAGCCGCGCCGAAGAAACCCTGTCCACCGTCACGAAGGCACCGGTTTAG
- a CDS encoding response regulator produces MMEGRIWAESTLGVGSRFHFTLKTRQAAGKLKPFLHPNIPEIVGKRILVVENNPASSQALSDFCSGWGAKVDSVKSVSDAIGWIAVGRTYDIALVDSNLPGDTPLEFAKYVRNRYDKQTLPLILIAPPNDRHPKDTVRELYNLYLTKPITRSRLFDSLMTVLGELNLLTIRPEITQNKLGERLPLRILLAEDNPINQIVATSILDEMAYKADVAENGREVIEMLRKKPYHVIFMDMQMPEMDGLEATRRIREEFPADRQPVIIAMTANAMDSGKQECLAAGMNDYISKPILPETVEAALQHWCSKTAIATGNHHATAHA; encoded by the coding sequence ATGATGGAAGGACGCATCTGGGCAGAAAGCACCCTCGGTGTCGGTAGCCGTTTCCACTTCACCCTCAAAACCCGTCAAGCCGCAGGCAAGCTCAAACCGTTTTTACACCCCAATATCCCCGAAATTGTCGGCAAACGCATTTTGGTGGTGGAAAACAATCCTGCCAGTAGTCAGGCACTGAGCGACTTTTGTTCCGGCTGGGGCGCGAAAGTGGATAGCGTGAAATCTGTCAGCGATGCGATTGGCTGGATCGCCGTCGGGCGCACTTATGACATCGCACTGGTGGATAGCAATTTACCGGGGGATACGCCGTTAGAATTTGCTAAATACGTGCGCAACCGTTACGACAAACAGACATTACCGTTGATTCTGATTGCGCCACCAAATGATCGCCACCCCAAAGACACGGTGCGCGAATTATACAATCTGTATTTGACCAAACCCATTACCCGCAGCCGCTTGTTTGACAGCTTAATGACGGTATTGGGCGAACTCAATTTACTCACCATTCGCCCTGAAATCACCCAAAACAAACTGGGCGAACGCCTGCCATTACGCATCTTACTCGCGGAAGACAATCCGATTAACCAAATTGTCGCCACCTCCATCCTTGATGAAATGGCTTACAAAGCCGACGTGGCGGAAAATGGGCGCGAAGTCATTGAGATGTTGCGCAAAAAACCTTATCACGTCATTTTCATGGATATGCAAATGCCCGAAATGGATGGCTTGGAAGCCACGCGCCGCATCCGTGAGGAATTCCCGGCGGATCGCCAACCGGTGATTATTGCCATGACCGCGAATGCGATGGACTCCGGCAAACAGGAATGCCTCGCTGCGGGTATGAACGACTACATTAGTAAACCCATCTTGCCCGAAACCGTGGAAGCCGCACTGCAACACTGGTGCAGCAAAACCGCTATCGCCACAGGAAACCACCATGCAACTGCTCACGCCTGA
- a CDS encoding Hpt domain-containing protein, whose amino-acid sequence MQLLTPETLRSLPPVILPKLISLFSSTTPPLLTEIRQHATQGEWQAMAQAAHKLKGSCVSLGAEPMANICKSLQHKGEANDSSGVDEEIATLTALYPLTLAALQSM is encoded by the coding sequence ATGCAACTGCTCACGCCTGAAACTTTACGCAGCTTACCGCCTGTTATTTTACCCAAACTGATCAGCTTATTTAGTAGCACAACTCCGCCATTACTGACAGAAATCCGTCAACATGCCACGCAAGGCGAATGGCAGGCAATGGCGCAGGCGGCTCACAAACTCAAAGGTTCATGCGTCAGTTTAGGGGCGGAACCGATGGCAAACATCTGTAAATCGTTGCAGCACAAAGGTGAAGCAAACGATTCCAGCGGTGTTGATGAAGAGATCGCCACGTTAACGGCGTTGTATCCGTTAACGTTGGCAGCTTTGCAGTCGATGTGA